One genomic segment of Mytilus galloprovincialis chromosome 5, xbMytGall1.hap1.1, whole genome shotgun sequence includes these proteins:
- the LOC143075677 gene encoding uncharacterized protein LOC143075677 has protein sequence MYDEPWTPDIYITDEYLDRLNIPPGNQRNRLINFYSQSKILFCFLSYHIGNEYIVRCRRRIIDKKYPHNIDFLSNTLLASGSKAEGLDMKGSDTDIMMTDSTIEAYEGDDKSNPLLSCRYDSMLPDLKPGYVLVETWMRGYPSTLLSSSFFKTSISVFVPFMKLIFQMEPHGPAMTASTCGEDFDLVYCIKTVTWPNIASEWVLRKRKYGWPSREMIQNIQSQSCHLVPVSSKVDARTTEEIEWRLSFSFAERELVHSFSHTQLLVYGLLKLILKEVICVHHDIAEHLCSYFLKTTIFWVIEDNPQSIWNVDFLILSFHLCLERLIQFIVEENCPNYFVRINNMFLERFTPAGKEKLLALLCEIRHSGFSWVTLSSTLRKLKTFLKYPLSIRSLYCVQNVKFKKECLRLILDLSRHAKLIMSNMIIAKRQKYLLSYVKSMVNTPVIRCRFLSHICHFLEIDDKKMTHKQLHTLRKLYIHLLCIGCSADLVCGKTMLASWLYNQGKFQECLQVTSFVLESVKFRCFHVGTKTVVECSSTTHMTKELSSEFLGCLNHYYTENITISDKSGKISVRELSRFFNCFLNLLSIEDYRQRNALFYQVCPEVYCHFLRFLCYLRQSDLPHSEEEFNKMIQVHFVGSEYEKQVHDLIVTIMKITGRIITRNVQNDCESEIFTMNDFFHIESDGDLSWFRDIDVSMLSRFFDSFNDYGCDENYTRRIFALPNSIFQTIFSTLNK, from the exons atgtaCGATGAACCATGGACGCCTGATATTTACATAACAGATGAGTATTTAGACAGACTTAACATTCCGCCAG gcaACCAAAGAAACCGACTCATAAACTTCTACTCACAATCCAAAattctgttttgctttttatcATATCACATTGGAAATGAGTACATTGTTAGGTGTCGCAGGAGAATAATTGATAAGAAATATCCTCATAATATAGATTTTTTGAGTAATACACTACTTGCAAGCGGAAGTAAAGCCGAGGGTTTGGATATGAAAGGAAGCGACACAGATATTATGATGACAGACTCCACAATTGAAGCGTATGAAGGTGATGATAAATCGAATCCCTTGCTGTCATGTCGATACGATTCAATGTTACCTGACTTAAAACCAGGATACGTTCTGGTTGAAACTTGGATGAGAGGTTATCCGTCTACTCTGCTTTCAAGTTCTTTCTTTAAAACAAGTATTTCTGTTTTCGTGCCTTTTATGAAATTGATTTTTCAAATGGAACCTCATGGACCAGCTATGACTGCTTCAACTTGTGGAGAAGACTTTGATTTAGTTTATTGTATAAAAACTGTCACTTGGCCAAACATTGCGAGCGAATGGGTGcttagaaaaagaaaatacggatgGCCTTCACGGGAAATGAtccaaaatattcaaagtcaaagTTGTCATTTAGTTCCTGTCAGTAGTAAAGTGGATGCTAGAACCACAGAAGAAATTGAATGGAGACTATCCTTTTCATTTGCAGAAAGGGAGCTAGTTCATTCTTTTAGTCATACACAACTGTTAGTATATGGATTACTGAAACTCATTTTAAAAGAGGTAATATGCGTCCATCATGATATAGCAGAACATTTGTGTTCCTACTTTTTGAAGACCACAATTTTCTGGGTAATAGAAGACAATCCACAATCTATTTGGAATGTCGATTTCCTTATTTTATCATTCCATTTATGCTTGGAACGCCTGATTCAATTTATTGTAGAGGAAAATTGTCCAAACTACTTTGTTCGAATCAATAATATGTTTTTAGAACGTTTCACACCAGCAGGAAAAGAAAAATTGCTGGCGCTCTTGTGCGAAATACGGCACAGTGGATTCAGCTGGGTTACTTTAAGTTCAACCTTGAGAAAACTTAAAACGTTTTTAAAGTATCCACTATCAATACGATCGCTTTATTGTGTTCAaaatgtaaagtttaaaaaagaatgCTTAAGACTTATTTTAGATCTGTCAAGACACGCAAAACTCATTATGAGCAATATGATCATCGCTAAACGACAGAAATACCTCCTATCATATGTAAAATCTATGGTAAATACACCTGTTATCCGATGTCGCTTTCTGAGTCACATTTGTCACTTTTTAGAAATAGATGATAAGAAAATGACCCATAAACAACTACATACCTTACGAAAACTATACATACATTTATTGTGTATAGGATGTAGCGCAGATTTGGTGTGTGGTAAGACAATGCTAGCAAGCTGGTTGTATAATCAGGGAAAATTCCAAGAATGCTTGCAAGTCACCAGTTTTGTTTTAGAAAGCGTCAAGTTTAGATGTTTCCATGTTGGCACTAAAACTGTTGTGGAATGTTCTAGCACAACACATATGACAAAGGAGTTGAGTTCTGAGTTTCTAGGTTGTTTAAATCATTATTATACAGAAAATATCACTATTTCTGATAAGTCCGGAAAAATATCTGTGAGAGAACTGTCgagattttttaattgttttttaaatttgttatccATAGAAGACTATAGGCAAAGAAATGCACTTTTTTATCAAGTTTGTCCTGaagtatattgtcattttttgCGATTTTTATGCTATCTAAGACAATCTGATTTACCACATAGTGAGGAGGAGTTTAACAAAATGATACAAGTTCATTTCGTTGGATCAGAATACGAGAAACAAGTTCATGATTTAATCGTAACTATCATGAAAATCACGGGCAGAATTATAACACGAAATGTTCAAAATGATTGTGAAAGTGAAATCTTTACGATGaacgatttttttcatattgaatcTGATGGAGATCTTTCATGGTTTCGTGATATCGATGTTTCAATGTTATCTAGATTTTTTGATAGCTTTAATGACTATGGATGTGATGAAAACTATACGAGAAGAATTTTTGCGTTGCCTAATTcgatatttcaaacaattttcagtacattaaataaataa